The following coding sequences are from one Triticum aestivum cultivar Chinese Spring chromosome 5A, IWGSC CS RefSeq v2.1, whole genome shotgun sequence window:
- the LOC123106358 gene encoding thaumatin-like pathogenesis-related protein 3, translating to MAASPWALILLLAAAFAAGTGATTFSITNRCSYAVWLAAIPVGGGRRLNSGDTWNLEVPGGTSAARIWGRTGCNFNGDRGSCATGDCAGALHCGLSGRPPATLAEFSLGSQDYYDISVIDGYNVPMDFSCSTGVALRCRDAGCYDAYHQPNDIRTKSCGGGNRSFRVVFCP from the coding sequence ATGGCGGCCTCCCCGTGGGCGCTCATCCTCCTCCTGGCCGCGGCCTTCGCCGCAGGGACCGGCGCGACGACCTTCTCCATCACGAACCGCTGCTCCTACGCAGTTTGGCTGGCGGCCATCCCGGTGGGCGGCGGCAGGCGGCTCAACAGCGGTGACACGTGGAACCTCGAGGTCCCCGGCGGCACCAGCGCCGCCCGGATCTGGGGCCGCACAGGCTGCAACTTCAACGGCGATAGAGGGAGCTGCGCCACCGGCGACTGCGCTGGCGCGTTGCACTGTGGCCTGTCTGGCCGCCCGCCGGCGACACTTGCGGAGTTCAGCCTCGGCTCGCAGGACTACTACGACATTTCGGTGATCGACGGGTATAACGTCCCCATGGACTTCTCCTGCAGCACCGGCGTGGCGCTCCGGTGCCGGGACGCCGGCTGCTATGATGCGTACCATCAGCCCAACGACATCAGGACCAAATCTTGCGGCGGTGGCAACAGGAGCTTCCGTGTTGTCTTCTGCCCATGA